The following nucleotide sequence is from Hevea brasiliensis isolate MT/VB/25A 57/8 chromosome 7, ASM3005281v1, whole genome shotgun sequence.
GGAAGAGAACACAGAAGGGGCGATCCGGCCCCAATTTCCAACTGGAAGGGTCAAGAGAATCGTGAAACTGGACAAAGACATCAACAAAATCAACTCAGACGCTTTATTACTGGTTTCCCGATCCACCGAGCTATTTCTAAAATTCCTCGCAGAGAAGTCGGCAGAAGTTGCAATCGAAAAGAAGCGAAAGATCGTGAAACTTGATCACATCCGAGTTGCCGTTAAGAGGCATCAGCCAACCGGTGATTTTCTTCTTGACTCGCTTCCCGTGCCAACTCAGTTATCCGGTAAACCACCAGCTGAGAAGACTCGTCCTGCTCCTGTGACCGATAAACCTCTCCCTCCTGGCACTCGCCGGATTGACTATTTCTTCGCTAAGTCGGCAAATGAAGCTCCGGTTCAGATAAATGAAAGCTAGATGCTTTTATTTCTATCTTCACATTATTTTGCTTAGTTGAAAGTTGAAACAGAATATATTTTTAGCTTTATAATATAaagaatcttttttttttatcttgttTTGTTTGAATTAATTTGGTGATTGGATTCATAGATTATTGCTCAATGAAGTGAAATAATGATTGAAATCTTTTCGTTTAATAAGgttatttgaacttatttctgATGCGAGTCTTCATTAAAGCATTTATGCATTAAGTTAACAAGTTCATATtgcttgtattttttctttttcctttttttttttaatttaaattgaatggTTGAAGTTGGGCGCAGCAATGGTTCTATTCGTATCTGGATCCCAGACTGTAATTAGACAGCTTTCCTATCTTCTCGAATCAAATTGGAATCGGCCCGAACCAGAGCCATGGTCTGGTTAGGGGTCCCTCGTTTCAGGAACCAGAACCGGTGGCCGCCTCTATTGACGGGGATGATATTACCTGTATTATCTGAAATTTGTAACTATAAGCAATTGTTTATGATTAAGCAGTGTACCAAAATTCTTGACATTCAATATTTGGGGACAACAATGTGACCAATCAATTAGGAAAATCTGAGCGTCTTGATTAAAAACATGCTTGCATAGTTGCATAGACCTGTAGATGTTAATTTATTGGTGTACTGCGCCTTCCGTCTGCAACGAAATAAAACAATAATTGTAAAACTCCTAACACTTGTTTTATTTTCCCCTGCTGACAATTCTCTGGGTTGTAGACGAGTCTATTTGCTGCGGGGGAAGCCATAGATAAACATCTTCAAACTGATTTAGTGGAGCGAAATATTATTCTGCAGATTCTGTCATATTGTTCCACAGTAGGCTTTCTTTAATCTCTTATGCTTTTTGATCTAGCAATGCACGTGAAGATAACAATCTGATATGAAATTTAAGGAGATACTGGGCCAGAAAATGTTGAGACCACTGAAGCTGTTTCATCTCGAAGATGAGAAGCAAAGCCAGGTCGAGCAAACATCTTTTGTCCCTGTATTTTCCTTGCTTCCTTTATCAAGGATATACCTTGAGTTGCAGAATTGATGCTATTGTTTCCCATCTGTTGGATGCTCAGGAAAGCCTTCTATTTAAAGGGGTTGCATTGCTAAGGCCTCCGTTTAAGCTTCTGTTTGAAAGACGTCGACTACTGGTGCCTGGCCTTGACCCAAATGTATTATCTTGGTCAACTACTACCTGGATCTGCACCTTCTTCTTTTCCTGTGAAGCAAAGGTCACCTTGTCAATAAGAGGTAAGAATCATCATTGTACGTGGACTTTTTCAGTAAGCTAACTTGTTAGTTGTCATTGAAACTAACaaagaagaaaataagaaaatgagaaagaaaattgTTTATGCATGCTTATGGTGAAAATCAAATTCTTTGCCATTATAGTTCCAAATAAAATACCCTTTGTCTTTGCTTCTCCTCCTCTCTTTCCTGCCTTGAAATGTTATATTCTTCCAACATTGCCAACAGAGGTACCTAGATAACAATTCATGTAGTTGTTTATTAGTTTGCACGACATGTAGTTCCATGATAAAATGATGCTTCTTTTCTGCAGTTTGCTTACATAATGCAGGTTTGGAATCATGCAAGAAAATAAAAgacaaaaaattaattaacttacatcatcaaacaagaatactttctttctttcttcttcccaaATCTTGGTCTTTGCTATAAGCAAGGCCACCAAAACTGCATCATCAATTATTACAATATATGTAATCACTTGACATTGGTGGTTGCATTTGAATTTGAAATTCAAGAGGATAAAAAACTGTAGCAAGTCAAAGGCTTTTCACTATTCAGTTACTTTGCAATGACATTTCACTTCTGCCATATAACTGCCTGATTTGTGGGGATGTTACTAATTCATCTGGTTAACAATCTACTTCATGTAGAACAAAGGAAAGAATcaagaaaaagagaaattaaGGACTAATCCTTGAAAAAGAGAACTAATTTTCAATCATTTTATTTAAtctcaataataatcataatccaaAATTActgaataatagaaaattaactttatttctaGAGCGTATAGTCTTAATCAAATTaagaataaaaattctaattcaactataattaggaatactaaataagataaattaaaaaataaaagacataataataataaaatttccaAACAATAAAAACTCTTCAAATTTCCTAATTCTAtaacaattaaaatttctaaataaaattgTAAACTTTCTATTCTGCATTACTGCTTAGTTTGTATTGTATAGCACTGTGTTAACATTTGGAGTGGTTGGCACATTTTATGGCCCTTCCAAAATTAATTGTTTGAGGTG
It contains:
- the LOC110638183 gene encoding DNA polymerase II subunit B3-1 encodes the protein MAEEENTEGAIRPQFPTGRVKRIVKLDKDINKINSDALLLVSRSTELFLKFLAEKSAEVAIEKKRKIVKLDHIRVAVKRHQPTGDFLLDSLPVPTQLSGKPPAEKTRPAPVTDKPLPPGTRRIDYFFAKSANEAPVQINES